A genomic region of Fodinisporobacter ferrooxydans contains the following coding sequences:
- the veg gene encoding biofilm formation stimulator Veg: MSKNALSEIKRNLEGFVGEKIMLRANGGRRKTIERTGVLEETYPSVFVVKLDQSDSSFKRVSYSYADILTETVELTVCKDNGGHIRITYVEH, from the coding sequence GTGTCAAAAAACGCACTAAGCGAAATCAAACGTAATCTTGAGGGCTTTGTTGGTGAGAAGATTATGTTACGCGCCAACGGTGGCCGCCGAAAGACGATCGAACGCACTGGAGTACTTGAAGAGACATATCCCTCAGTCTTTGTAGTGAAGCTTGACCAATCGGACAGTTCCTTTAAACGAGTTTCCTACAGTTACGCCGATATCCTTACGGAAACTGTGGAATTAACGGTTTGCAAGGATAATGGTGGACATATTCGCATCACCTATGTAGAGCATTAA
- a CDS encoding small, acid-soluble spore protein, alpha/beta type, translating to MARRRGIMSEQFKVELAKDLGFYDTVQQEGWGGIRAREAGNMVKRAIELAERALAEQSQSNT from the coding sequence ATGGCACGACGTCGAGGAATCATGTCAGAACAATTTAAAGTTGAACTGGCCAAGGATTTGGGATTCTATGATACCGTGCAGCAAGAAGGTTGGGGTGGCATTCGAGCAAGGGAAGCCGGTAACATGGTGAAACGCGCCATTGAATTGGCGGAACGCGCGCTTGCGGAGCAATCCCAATCGAACACATAG
- a CDS encoding cyanophycinase has product MSQVEGTLVIIGGAEDKKGNCDILREFVKLSGSKHARILVITVATELPIEVGNQYIEVFQRIGVEDVRVLDVSNRDAANSPSAVQQIENATGVFFTGGDQIRITTLLGGTQIDAALHKGLEKGMVLAGTSAGASMMSSTMIVEGTGETNPKIGIVDMAPGMEFIRGVVIDQHFAQRGRLGRLLSAVAQYPHHLGLGIDENTAVVVEGLSFRVIGDGAVSVVDAGSLVYSNLPHLRKDDDLALCGIKLHILPAGYRFHLRDRMPILDGDEDSKREGNRELK; this is encoded by the coding sequence TTGAGCCAAGTAGAGGGAACATTAGTGATCATTGGAGGAGCTGAAGACAAAAAAGGAAATTGTGATATTCTGCGAGAATTCGTCAAGCTCTCAGGGAGCAAACATGCTCGAATTTTAGTGATAACCGTTGCGACTGAATTGCCGATCGAAGTAGGGAATCAGTATATTGAAGTGTTTCAGAGAATTGGGGTTGAAGATGTTCGGGTGCTCGATGTTTCCAATCGGGATGCTGCCAATTCTCCAAGTGCTGTCCAGCAAATTGAAAATGCAACAGGTGTGTTTTTTACAGGAGGCGATCAAATCCGCATCACGACATTGCTTGGAGGAACGCAAATTGATGCGGCATTACACAAAGGCTTGGAAAAAGGCATGGTATTGGCTGGAACAAGTGCCGGTGCATCCATGATGAGCAGTACGATGATTGTAGAAGGAACCGGGGAAACCAATCCGAAAATCGGTATTGTCGACATGGCGCCAGGAATGGAGTTTATTCGTGGTGTTGTAATTGATCAGCATTTCGCACAAAGAGGTCGTCTAGGCAGATTATTATCGGCAGTTGCCCAATATCCCCATCATCTCGGGTTAGGTATTGACGAAAATACAGCGGTTGTGGTAGAGGGTCTATCCTTCCGGGTGATTGGTGATGGAGCGGTCAGTGTAGTAGACGCTGGAAGCTTGGTGTATTCGAATCTGCCCCATTTAAGAAAAGATGACGATCTGGCTTTGTGTGGAATAAAACTGCATATTTTGCCTGCCGGATACCGATTTCATTTACGAGATCGAATGCCCATTTTAGATGGGGATGAGGATTCTAAAAGAGAAGGTAACAGGGAGTTGAAGTGA
- the cphA gene encoding cyanophycin synthetase, whose protein sequence is MRIAEIRSIPGPNIYIYKPVIVMRLHLEELTEKESIEFPGFIERLLEALPGVHNHHCAKGKPGGFIERLYGGTYFGHIVEHVCLELTEYAGFPAHFGKTLYAGGPGIYDVIVENKAEEATKFLLQVAVKFVEALLHGYEYPLYEAIEKAKRIACESELGPSTRAIVEAAGQRGIPVYRLNHDSLVQLGTGCYAKRIQATITEQSSCIAVDIASNKELTKTLLERAAIPVPAGGIARSEEEAMRIFASLQAAVVVKPLSGSQGKGVSTQLETTSDVRRAFQIAQQYGNETVVEQFYPGRNYRLLLVNSKLIAGSERIPAHVIGDGIHSIGQLVEIVNEQPERGVDHEKPLTKIMIDPVVVSYLTKHGRRLQDIPKAGEIVYLRESANLSTGGIAIDVTDEIHPEIRKMAERAARVIGLDVCGIDLVAEDITKSIDCQSIAIIEVNAAPGIRMHHFPSIGEKRDVAGAVVDALFPKGTPARIPTVSITGTNGKTTTTRMIGHVMQNVTGKTVGMTTTDGIYINGERIAKGDTTGPRSARIVLEDPSVEIAVLETARGGIVRSGLGYDWADVAVLTNISPDHIGQDGIEEIEDLVHIKSLVAERVRSGGTVILNAEDPNLTALAKRLKQQTIVYFSLDKDHPVVKRHLSIGGTCFYKDGDWLVEASGSVQWKIMHAGEIPVTMYGLAQFHIANGLAAAAACRAQGITREKIAQALGTFSNNPGRANFYKVNKGYVLVDYGHNPDSFKAICKMAGQLQGRRITGVVGVPGDRSNAIVEASARVAAEGFHKLLIKEDIDTRGRERGEIASILFEVVQQFVPYRECKVIYNECEALDTAIREMIPGELVVIFYEKLQPVKQVLENWKAVQVESLEDVSPIETVSASQV, encoded by the coding sequence ATGAGAATCGCTGAGATTCGGTCGATTCCAGGCCCGAATATTTATATATATAAACCTGTAATCGTCATGCGATTACATTTGGAGGAATTAACAGAGAAAGAAAGTATCGAATTTCCAGGATTTATCGAGCGTTTATTAGAGGCTCTCCCAGGTGTGCATAATCATCATTGTGCGAAGGGAAAACCCGGAGGATTTATCGAACGTCTATATGGAGGTACATATTTTGGACATATTGTTGAACACGTCTGTTTGGAATTAACGGAATATGCCGGTTTCCCTGCGCACTTTGGCAAAACTCTTTATGCAGGGGGACCTGGCATTTATGATGTAATCGTAGAGAATAAAGCGGAAGAAGCGACCAAATTTCTTTTGCAAGTGGCTGTAAAATTTGTCGAAGCATTACTCCATGGATATGAATATCCGCTTTATGAAGCAATTGAGAAAGCGAAACGCATTGCTTGTGAATCTGAGCTGGGACCCAGTACAAGGGCGATTGTGGAGGCGGCCGGGCAGCGCGGAATCCCGGTGTATCGATTGAATCATGATTCCCTTGTCCAACTCGGAACGGGTTGTTATGCAAAACGAATTCAGGCGACAATTACTGAACAATCCAGTTGTATTGCTGTTGATATCGCATCAAATAAAGAACTTACCAAGACGTTGCTGGAACGGGCAGCCATACCTGTACCCGCTGGTGGAATTGCCCGCTCGGAAGAGGAGGCAATGCGAATATTCGCATCTTTGCAGGCAGCGGTTGTCGTTAAGCCACTTTCTGGCAGCCAGGGTAAAGGTGTTTCGACGCAATTAGAGACAACGTCAGATGTGAGACGGGCGTTTCAGATTGCACAGCAATATGGAAATGAAACTGTAGTCGAGCAATTTTATCCGGGGCGAAACTATCGTCTCCTGCTCGTAAACAGCAAACTGATTGCCGGATCGGAGCGGATACCCGCGCATGTCATTGGCGATGGCATTCATTCCATTGGCCAATTGGTTGAAATCGTAAACGAACAGCCGGAGCGCGGCGTCGATCATGAAAAGCCATTGACGAAAATTATGATTGATCCTGTAGTCGTCAGTTATTTGACAAAACATGGACGGCGATTACAAGATATCCCGAAGGCAGGGGAAATTGTATATTTGCGTGAAAGTGCAAATTTAAGTACAGGCGGAATTGCCATTGATGTTACAGATGAGATCCATCCGGAAATTCGCAAAATGGCAGAACGTGCCGCACGGGTGATCGGATTGGATGTATGCGGCATCGACCTGGTTGCGGAGGATATCACAAAGTCAATTGACTGTCAATCTATAGCGATTATTGAAGTCAATGCGGCACCGGGAATCCGCATGCATCATTTCCCGAGTATTGGTGAAAAACGAGATGTAGCGGGAGCGGTGGTGGATGCTTTATTCCCCAAAGGAACTCCCGCACGAATTCCGACTGTTTCGATTACAGGAACAAACGGAAAAACGACAACGACACGCATGATTGGACATGTCATGCAGAATGTGACTGGCAAAACAGTTGGAATGACAACAACCGATGGGATTTATATCAACGGAGAAAGAATTGCCAAAGGCGATACGACCGGACCGCGCAGTGCCCGTATTGTCCTTGAAGATCCAAGTGTCGAGATCGCTGTTTTGGAAACGGCGCGTGGCGGAATTGTTCGATCCGGTCTGGGATATGATTGGGCAGACGTTGCCGTTCTTACAAATATTTCACCTGATCATATCGGTCAAGACGGCATCGAGGAAATTGAAGATTTGGTGCATATTAAATCCTTGGTGGCAGAACGGGTGAGATCTGGCGGTACGGTTATTTTAAATGCGGAGGATCCCAATTTAACGGCTTTGGCCAAACGATTGAAACAGCAAACCATCGTTTATTTTAGCTTGGATAAGGATCATCCGGTTGTAAAGAGGCACCTATCCATCGGCGGCACATGCTTTTATAAAGATGGAGATTGGCTGGTAGAAGCATCAGGCAGTGTTCAATGGAAAATCATGCATGCGGGAGAAATTCCCGTCACCATGTATGGTTTGGCACAATTCCATATCGCCAACGGATTGGCGGCGGCGGCAGCTTGCCGGGCTCAAGGGATCACTCGGGAAAAGATTGCGCAAGCTCTTGGCACGTTTTCCAACAACCCGGGACGGGCCAATTTCTATAAGGTCAACAAAGGGTATGTATTGGTGGATTATGGACACAATCCGGATAGTTTTAAAGCCATTTGCAAAATGGCAGGTCAGCTGCAGGGACGCCGAATTACAGGTGTTGTCGGTGTTCCTGGCGATCGAAGTAACGCAATTGTGGAAGCATCCGCTCGTGTGGCTGCCGAAGGATTTCATAAATTGCTGATTAAAGAAGATATAGATACACGGGGACGGGAACGCGGGGAAATTGCCTCGATCCTATTTGAAGTTGTCCAACAATTCGTACCGTACCGGGAATGCAAAGTCATTTATAATGAATGTGAGGCTTTGGATACAGCGATTCGTGAAATGATTCCGGGGGAACTTGTCGTAATCTTTTACGAAAAATTGCAGCCAGTCAAACAGGTTCTGGAAAATTGGAAAGCTGTACAGGTGGAAAGTTTGGAGGATGTTTCACCGATTGAGACTGTATCAGCGAGTCAAGTATAA
- the ispE gene encoding 4-(cytidine 5'-diphospho)-2-C-methyl-D-erythritol kinase: MRLLIEKAKAKINLTLDVKYKRSDGYHEVEMIMQTVDLYDRLVFQERERDEIVLTCNMPYIPLDDRNLVYRAAELIKREFAIHKGIHVHIEKKIPVAAGLAGGSSDAAATLRGLNQLWQLGATYEELENVGASIGSDVPFCIRGGTAVARGRGEILEHLPIQPNFWVILAKLPISVSTAEVYRKLNIQSIADHPSAIGMIHALKSGDIQQISGCLGNVLESVTFEMHPEVAVLKNQFLKFGAPGVLMSGSGPTVFAITDREAKAVRIYHAIRGYSRDVFLTRCW; the protein is encoded by the coding sequence ATGAGGTTGCTGATCGAAAAAGCGAAAGCAAAAATCAACCTCACCCTCGATGTGAAATATAAACGTTCCGATGGATATCATGAAGTGGAAATGATCATGCAGACGGTGGATTTGTATGATCGCCTGGTATTTCAAGAACGGGAACGAGATGAAATCGTGTTGACCTGCAATATGCCATATATCCCTTTAGACGATCGGAATCTGGTCTATCGAGCAGCAGAATTGATCAAACGGGAATTTGCTATCCATAAGGGCATTCACGTGCATATTGAGAAGAAGATCCCTGTTGCGGCCGGATTAGCAGGGGGATCGAGCGATGCCGCAGCAACATTGAGAGGGTTAAATCAATTGTGGCAATTGGGCGCAACATATGAAGAACTTGAGAATGTGGGAGCTTCGATCGGATCGGATGTTCCGTTTTGCATTCGAGGCGGTACGGCTGTTGCGCGAGGTCGAGGAGAAATACTGGAACATCTGCCGATACAACCGAATTTTTGGGTGATTCTGGCCAAATTGCCGATTTCCGTATCTACAGCTGAAGTATATCGAAAGTTGAATATCCAATCAATTGCCGATCACCCATCGGCAATTGGGATGATTCATGCTTTAAAATCGGGGGATATTCAACAAATCTCCGGTTGTCTCGGAAACGTATTGGAATCGGTGACGTTCGAAATGCATCCGGAAGTTGCAGTTTTGAAAAACCAGTTCTTGAAATTTGGAGCACCAGGTGTATTGATGTCGGGAAGCGGGCCAACGGTTTTCGCCATCACAGATCGCGAGGCGAAGGCTGTTCGAATCTATCATGCAATACGAGGATATTCAAGAGATGTATTTTTAACCCGCTGTTGGTAA
- the purR gene encoding pur operon repressor — translation MRRSERIVRITEELLTHPYQIISLTDLAKRFEAAKSSLSEDLGIIREVLEMEGKGTLETQAGAFGGVRFIPGISNEEAVSFVKGLGRELATGDRVLPGGYLYMTDVLGRPDILDRAGRMFAERFGKHQVDVVMTVETKGIPLAIATSRYLHVSTVVVRRDQRVTEGSAVSINYVSGSGRRIQTMSLSRRSMPEHSRVLIVDDFMKAGGTAKGMIELLQEFRSEVVGVGVFMETAEPETKLVSNYVSVARLSKVDEFARNVEIELGNYFSKNYENNVLGNIQQ, via the coding sequence ATGAGAAGAAGCGAAAGGATTGTACGGATTACGGAAGAGTTATTGACTCATCCGTATCAAATCATTTCTCTGACAGACTTGGCGAAGCGGTTTGAAGCGGCAAAATCATCACTAAGTGAAGATCTTGGCATCATTCGAGAGGTTCTTGAAATGGAAGGCAAAGGAACGCTGGAAACACAAGCAGGGGCGTTTGGTGGTGTGCGCTTCATTCCCGGTATCAGCAATGAAGAGGCAGTCTCGTTTGTAAAGGGATTAGGTCGGGAATTGGCGACTGGTGATCGGGTTTTGCCAGGTGGTTATCTATACATGACGGATGTTTTGGGCAGACCGGATATCTTGGATCGAGCAGGCAGAATGTTTGCCGAACGATTTGGCAAACATCAAGTGGATGTCGTTATGACAGTGGAAACAAAAGGGATTCCTCTCGCCATTGCAACGAGTCGATATTTACATGTATCGACGGTTGTCGTTCGAAGAGATCAACGTGTGACAGAAGGGTCTGCCGTCAGTATTAACTACGTTTCCGGCTCCGGTCGGCGCATCCAGACAATGTCCCTATCGAGACGTTCTATGCCTGAACATTCCCGTGTTTTAATTGTCGATGATTTCATGAAAGCGGGTGGCACCGCAAAGGGAATGATTGAGCTTCTACAGGAGTTTCGTTCGGAAGTTGTTGGTGTAGGGGTTTTTATGGAAACAGCAGAACCGGAAACAAAACTTGTGAGCAACTATGTATCGGTTGCCCGATTATCGAAAGTGGATGAATTCGCGCGGAATGTCGAGATAGAATTGGGCAATTATTTTTCGAAGAATTATGAAAATAATGTTTTAGGAAATATTCAGCAATAA
- a CDS encoding RidA family protein: MQMKKIHSDQAPAAIGPYSQAIQAGPFLFTSGQIPLNVEGELVSGDIRQQTHQVFRNLQAVLEAAGLSLNDAVKATVFLSNMDEFPIVNEIYAEYFGEHKPARSTVEVSRLPKNVGIEIELVAVHSNK, translated from the coding sequence ATGCAAATGAAAAAAATTCACTCGGATCAGGCGCCTGCAGCCATCGGTCCTTATTCACAAGCTATTCAGGCAGGGCCCTTTTTGTTTACATCCGGGCAGATTCCTTTGAATGTTGAAGGTGAGTTGGTTTCAGGGGATATCCGTCAGCAGACACACCAAGTATTTCGAAATTTACAGGCTGTTCTGGAAGCGGCCGGGTTATCATTGAACGATGCCGTGAAGGCTACTGTATTTCTTTCCAATATGGATGAGTTTCCTATTGTGAATGAGATTTACGCGGAATATTTTGGCGAGCATAAGCCTGCGCGATCAACAGTGGAGGTTTCCCGTTTACCCAAAAATGTGGGAATTGAAATTGAATTAGTAGCCGTACATAGCAATAAATAG
- a CDS encoding YlbF family regulator: MISEIKNIGIDLPEIRSITDPTAFRSIIINQINKISGLIQETEEWKRFKQAEYKIEHHGDAQALLFVVRAKRNQYSQVSLRHGYEHPKSIQAKQEYDDILERMANIPLIEEYQAYQEELNELVQGILATVMSSLSATIPVERGEDIGKTSSGGSCGSGGGCGSCKTH; the protein is encoded by the coding sequence ATGATATCTGAAATTAAAAACATAGGGATCGATTTGCCAGAGATCCGTTCCATTACGGATCCGACTGCTTTCAGATCCATCATTATAAATCAAATCAACAAAATCTCCGGCTTGATTCAAGAGACGGAAGAGTGGAAAAGGTTTAAACAGGCAGAATATAAGATCGAGCATCACGGAGACGCGCAAGCATTGCTATTTGTCGTACGTGCCAAACGCAATCAATACTCCCAAGTATCTTTGCGGCATGGTTACGAACATCCAAAATCGATTCAGGCAAAGCAGGAATACGATGATATTCTGGAACGAATGGCAAATATCCCCCTGATTGAGGAATACCAGGCATACCAGGAAGAATTGAATGAACTCGTTCAGGGAATTCTTGCAACCGTCATGTCCAGTCTTTCTGCGACGATTCCCGTTGAACGCGGAGAAGATATTGGGAAGACATCTTCTGGCGGAAGCTGCGGAAGTGGCGGCGGATGCGGCAGCTGTAAAACCCATTGA
- the spoVG gene encoding septation regulator SpoVG — translation MQITDVRLRRVNTEGRMKAIASITIDHEFVVHDIRVIEGNNGMFVAMPSKRTPDGEFRDIAHPISSATRQKIQEAVLEQYYQAEDPLAELEQTGS, via the coding sequence GTGCAAATCACAGATGTACGGCTGCGTAGAGTGAACACCGAAGGGCGTATGAAGGCGATTGCATCGATAACAATCGATCATGAATTCGTTGTGCACGATATTCGCGTCATCGAAGGTAACAATGGAATGTTTGTGGCGATGCCAAGCAAAAGAACCCCGGATGGGGAATTTCGTGATATCGCGCATCCGATATCTTCCGCAACGCGCCAGAAAATCCAAGAGGCGGTATTGGAACAGTATTATCAAGCGGAAGATCCTTTAGCAGAATTAGAACAGACAGGCTCGTAA
- the glmU gene encoding bifunctional UDP-N-acetylglucosamine diphosphorylase/glucosamine-1-phosphate N-acetyltransferase GlmU has product MPKQKRYAIVLAAGQGTRMKSMRHKVLHSIGGKPMIEHVIDHLNTVGIDRIIVVVGSLSEQVMEQLGDRVEYVFQHEQLGTAHAVMQAKYLLADEQGTTFVVAGDAPLIQPETLQMMVTQHEREKASVTVLTATLENPFGYGRMIRNAAGDVDRIVEQKDGTAEELAISEVNSGTYCFDNQLLFHVLSQIDNKNAQGEYYLPDCVSVLKNQGHKVIAFETKDPEEIYGVNDRLQLTTAQKIMQRWILQYHMRNGVTIMDPENTYIDADVVIGPDTMIYPGTHLHGKTIIGESCILGPNIQLTDMIIGYECHVFQTVATSSKIGPETSVGPFAYIRPNSDVGSHVKIGNFVEIKNSQIGDYTKVSHLGYVGDATVGQHTNIGCGAITVNYDGINKHRTIIGDRAFVGSNVNLIAPVKVEDGAYVVAGSTITDDVPQNALAIARERQIIKPEYAEKLRKKFQSEKESKK; this is encoded by the coding sequence ATGCCTAAGCAAAAACGATATGCGATTGTATTGGCAGCCGGTCAAGGGACACGTATGAAATCGATGCGACACAAAGTACTGCATTCGATCGGCGGAAAGCCTATGATTGAACATGTGATCGATCATTTGAATACCGTTGGCATCGACCGAATTATCGTAGTTGTGGGAAGTTTGTCCGAACAAGTGATGGAGCAGTTGGGAGATCGCGTGGAATATGTATTTCAGCATGAACAGTTGGGCACGGCGCATGCGGTTATGCAAGCGAAGTACCTCCTCGCTGATGAACAGGGAACGACATTTGTCGTTGCAGGGGATGCTCCGCTGATTCAACCGGAGACTTTGCAGATGATGGTCACACAACATGAAAGGGAAAAAGCGTCTGTCACTGTTTTGACAGCTACTTTAGAAAATCCTTTTGGATATGGCCGGATGATTCGAAATGCAGCAGGAGATGTCGATCGGATTGTTGAGCAAAAAGACGGTACTGCAGAAGAACTGGCAATTTCCGAAGTGAATTCAGGCACGTATTGTTTTGATAATCAGTTGCTGTTCCATGTGCTCTCACAAATTGATAACAAAAATGCACAAGGGGAATACTATTTGCCTGATTGTGTATCTGTTTTAAAAAATCAAGGTCATAAGGTCATTGCGTTTGAAACAAAAGATCCGGAAGAGATTTACGGTGTGAATGATCGGCTGCAATTGACTACTGCACAGAAAATTATGCAAAGATGGATCTTGCAGTACCATATGCGCAATGGCGTAACCATCATGGATCCGGAGAATACATACATTGATGCAGATGTGGTAATCGGACCCGATACGATGATTTATCCGGGAACGCACTTGCATGGTAAAACCATCATTGGCGAGTCCTGTATTCTTGGACCCAATATACAATTGACAGATATGATCATCGGCTACGAATGTCATGTATTTCAAACAGTGGCAACATCCAGCAAGATTGGTCCGGAAACTTCTGTCGGTCCTTTCGCGTATATCCGCCCGAATTCCGATGTGGGATCACATGTGAAGATCGGCAACTTTGTAGAGATCAAAAATTCCCAAATTGGTGATTACACAAAGGTATCTCATCTTGGGTATGTAGGAGATGCCACTGTCGGTCAACATACGAATATCGGCTGTGGAGCGATTACGGTCAACTACGATGGCATCAACAAACATCGAACGATTATAGGTGATCGGGCATTTGTCGGTTCGAATGTAAACTTGATCGCACCTGTAAAAGTGGAAGATGGGGCGTATGTGGTTGCAGGATCGACGATTACTGACGATGTTCCGCAAAATGCGTTGGCAATAGCCCGTGAACGACAAATCATTAAACCGGAATATGCAGAAAAACTACGCAAAAAATTTCAAAGCGAGAAAGAGTCGAAAAAGTAA
- a CDS encoding ribose-phosphate diphosphokinase gives MGQCKGLKIFTCNANPQLARDIAHHAGLEVGVSQVFRFSDGEVRINLGESVRGCDVYIVQPTSSPVNEHLMELLIMVDAIKRASARTVNVIIPYYGYARQDRKARARDPITAKLTANLIQTAGANRVVCMDLHAGQIQGFFDIPFDHLMAEPILADYFRSKNLSDVVVVSPDMGGVTRARGMAQRLEAPMAIIDKRRPAPNIAEVMNIIGDIKGKTCIMIDDIIDTAGTITLGAKALMELGAKEVYACCTHAVLSGPAIERLQNSVIKEVVVTDSISLGEKHFEKLKVLTVSKLIAEAVIRIHNNQSISELFD, from the coding sequence ATGGGACAGTGTAAGGGACTTAAGATATTTACATGTAATGCAAATCCACAATTGGCGCGTGATATTGCGCATCATGCCGGTTTGGAAGTCGGAGTATCACAAGTCTTTCGATTTAGTGATGGTGAAGTGCGAATTAATTTGGGAGAAAGTGTTCGTGGCTGTGACGTATATATCGTTCAGCCGACTTCCTCGCCTGTGAATGAACATTTGATGGAATTATTGATCATGGTGGATGCGATTAAGCGTGCGTCTGCTCGCACTGTGAATGTGATTATTCCATATTACGGATATGCAAGACAAGATCGCAAAGCCCGTGCACGTGACCCGATTACGGCTAAATTAACGGCCAATCTGATTCAAACAGCCGGAGCCAATCGCGTAGTTTGTATGGATTTGCATGCGGGACAAATTCAAGGGTTTTTTGATATTCCCTTTGATCATTTGATGGCAGAACCCATTTTAGCCGATTATTTCAGAAGCAAAAATCTTTCCGATGTGGTTGTCGTCTCTCCGGATATGGGTGGAGTGACAAGAGCTCGCGGTATGGCGCAACGTTTGGAAGCGCCGATGGCGATTATCGATAAACGGCGTCCTGCCCCCAATATTGCTGAGGTGATGAACATTATCGGCGATATCAAAGGCAAGACCTGTATTATGATCGATGATATTATCGATACGGCAGGTACGATCACATTAGGAGCAAAGGCTTTGATGGAGTTAGGGGCAAAGGAAGTGTATGCATGTTGTACACATGCTGTTCTCTCCGGGCCAGCCATTGAACGATTGCAAAACTCAGTGATCAAAGAAGTGGTTGTGACGGATTCCATTTCCTTAGGCGAGAAACATTTTGAAAAGCTAAAAGTTTTAACTGTTTCAAAATTAATTGCGGAAGCTGTTATTCGCATTCATAATAATCAATCCATCAGTGAACTTTTTGACTGA
- a CDS encoding 50S ribosomal protein L25, giving the protein MEAMVLQVQPRAGLKRGDTRRIRRLGDIPAVIYGKQQQPKMIVVNGVQVRQLHMGNHGFVELQMADGGELHALIKEVQRDPITYQILHIDFHAVSLTEPVEAEVQLFLNGLEKVEKRGGIIQQQLREVRIRCLPADVPEYLMLDISDLDIGDHLTCMDIPLPTNVKLRSEPDEVVVNVVTTRAGETGQVPEDETPGVLKDRDNKGVSSDGLETPVKA; this is encoded by the coding sequence ATGGAAGCAATGGTATTGCAAGTGCAGCCACGGGCTGGCCTTAAGCGGGGAGATACTCGTCGAATTCGCCGTTTGGGAGACATTCCGGCAGTGATTTACGGAAAACAACAGCAACCGAAAATGATCGTAGTGAATGGTGTGCAAGTACGTCAACTGCATATGGGCAATCATGGTTTTGTGGAGCTTCAGATGGCTGACGGCGGAGAATTGCATGCTTTGATCAAAGAAGTGCAAAGAGATCCGATTACATACCAGATTCTACATATCGATTTCCACGCAGTTTCACTTACTGAACCGGTGGAGGCAGAAGTGCAGTTGTTTTTGAACGGGTTGGAAAAGGTAGAGAAACGCGGGGGTATTATTCAACAGCAACTAAGAGAAGTGCGCATTCGTTGTTTACCTGCTGATGTTCCCGAATATCTCATGCTGGATATATCTGATCTGGATATTGGAGATCATCTCACTTGTATGGATATTCCATTGCCGACAAATGTGAAGTTGCGTTCCGAACCTGATGAAGTTGTTGTGAATGTAGTGACAACAAGAGCAGGTGAGACAGGACAAGTGCCTGAAGATGAAACGCCTGGTGTTCTGAAAGATCGGGATAATAAGGGTGTGTCGAGCGACGGATTGGAAACACCGGTAAAAGCGTAA
- the pth gene encoding aminoacyl-tRNA hydrolase, with amino-acid sequence MKVFVGLGNPGSEYTKTRHNMGFMGIDRLAESLSMRVDKEKFQAIIGETVERGEKIILAKPLTFMNLSGQSVRAMFDWYKPDISDLVVLFDDMDIPVGQIRLRMKGSAGGHNGIKSLIQHLGTQEFHRIKMGIGRPPTGIDVIHHVLSPFRKEEQPNVEKTIAATVNACACIIENSFELAMNRFNEARSKAKPDDFNRKQSTND; translated from the coding sequence TTGAAAGTATTTGTTGGGTTAGGGAATCCTGGTAGTGAATATACTAAAACCAGGCACAACATGGGTTTTATGGGAATTGATCGACTCGCCGAATCATTATCGATGCGCGTTGACAAAGAGAAGTTTCAAGCAATCATTGGGGAAACAGTCGAGCGAGGAGAAAAAATCATTTTGGCAAAACCGCTTACTTTTATGAATCTTAGCGGTCAATCTGTCCGTGCCATGTTTGATTGGTACAAACCGGATATTTCTGACTTGGTTGTATTATTTGATGACATGGATATCCCTGTTGGGCAAATTCGGCTGCGGATGAAAGGAAGCGCCGGCGGCCATAATGGGATCAAATCTCTGATCCAGCATCTTGGAACGCAAGAATTCCACAGGATTAAAATGGGCATTGGCCGACCTCCGACAGGTATTGATGTGATTCACCATGTATTGAGTCCGTTTCGCAAAGAAGAGCAGCCGAATGTTGAAAAAACAATTGCAGCTACTGTGAATGCTTGCGCGTGCATTATCGAAAACAGTTTTGAATTGGCTATGAATCGGTTTAATGAGGCCAGATCGAAAGCAAAACCGGATGATTTCAATCGTAAACAATCGACAAACGATTAA